The following are from one region of the Thiocapsa rosea genome:
- a CDS encoding NAD(P)-binding protein, whose translation MATSTDEMKTKPSWRRFEDGQHEWEKWTDKIFVQDTSHKCPTYVHKTPPCQGSCPSGEDIRGWLQIVRGMEKPPVGMDWQEYAFRRSTDANPFPSMMGRVCPAPCQDGCNRNALEDFVGINAVEQFIGDTAIEKGYRFEAAPTDTGKRVAIIGGGPAGLAAAYQLRRKGHGATIFEANEGLGGMFFYGIPGYRVPRDKLNAEIQRILDMGQIEVRLKTKVGTDVTVEQLEKEFDAVLWAIGCQSGRGLPVPGWQGTPNCVSGVAFLKAFNEGRMKITAEKVVCVGGGDTSIDVVSVARRLGHITKTGPKDLPETVIHDGYVAHDAAMTAAAEGAEVTLTSLFTRDKMTASEHEVHDATHEGVTILDGVMPLEVMLGENGRATGLRVADCQMVDGRPTPVEGTERVLAADLIVAAIGQGGDLSGLEELDNGRGLMNADKFYQVPNKPGHFVAGDIIRPHLLTTAIGQASIAVDSIDEYVRQVEHKRRPKVDVHHFNLLEKMTEANLAPEAFVPDERGDMRGTSSANYAIHNYEDRSGAEVIPHEELFLGHFNFHARNLRKEEVPSSDDVLGHFKERVIGLAEAEAIDEAKRCMSCGMCFECDNCVIFCPQDAVFRVDKNSRTTGRYVDTDYAKCIGCHICADVCPTGYIKMGLGE comes from the coding sequence TCGCGGCTGGCTGCAGATCGTGCGCGGAATGGAGAAGCCGCCGGTCGGGATGGACTGGCAGGAATATGCCTTCCGCCGTTCGACCGACGCCAACCCCTTCCCCTCGATGATGGGACGCGTCTGTCCGGCGCCCTGTCAGGACGGCTGTAATCGCAACGCGCTCGAAGACTTCGTCGGGATCAACGCCGTCGAGCAGTTCATCGGCGACACCGCCATCGAGAAGGGCTACCGGTTCGAGGCTGCACCGACCGACACCGGCAAGCGCGTCGCCATCATCGGCGGCGGCCCGGCCGGCCTTGCAGCGGCCTACCAGCTGCGCCGCAAAGGGCACGGCGCGACCATCTTCGAGGCCAACGAGGGTCTCGGCGGGATGTTCTTCTACGGCATCCCGGGCTATCGCGTGCCGCGCGACAAGCTCAACGCCGAGATCCAGCGCATCCTCGACATGGGTCAGATCGAGGTCCGCCTGAAGACCAAGGTCGGTACCGATGTCACCGTCGAGCAGCTCGAGAAGGAGTTCGACGCGGTGCTCTGGGCGATCGGCTGTCAGAGCGGTCGCGGGCTGCCTGTCCCGGGTTGGCAAGGCACGCCGAACTGCGTCTCGGGTGTCGCCTTTCTGAAGGCTTTCAACGAAGGCCGCATGAAGATCACCGCCGAGAAGGTCGTCTGCGTCGGCGGCGGCGACACCTCGATCGACGTCGTCTCGGTTGCACGCCGGCTCGGTCATATCACCAAGACCGGTCCGAAGGATCTGCCCGAGACCGTCATCCACGACGGCTATGTCGCGCATGATGCGGCCATGACTGCCGCGGCCGAAGGCGCCGAGGTCACGCTGACCTCGCTGTTTACGCGCGACAAGATGACGGCCTCCGAGCACGAGGTTCACGATGCGACCCACGAAGGCGTGACCATCCTGGACGGCGTCATGCCCCTGGAAGTCATGCTCGGCGAGAACGGGCGGGCCACCGGACTGCGCGTCGCCGATTGCCAAATGGTCGACGGTCGTCCGACCCCCGTCGAAGGGACCGAGCGCGTCCTCGCGGCCGATCTCATCGTCGCTGCAATCGGTCAGGGTGGCGATCTGTCCGGTCTCGAGGAGCTCGACAACGGGCGCGGTCTGATGAACGCCGACAAGTTCTATCAGGTGCCGAACAAGCCCGGCCACTTCGTCGCCGGCGACATCATCCGCCCGCATCTGTTGACGACGGCCATCGGCCAGGCCTCCATTGCGGTCGACTCCATCGACGAATATGTCCGTCAGGTCGAGCACAAGCGTCGCCCCAAGGTCGACGTGCATCACTTCAATCTGCTCGAGAAGATGACCGAGGCAAACCTCGCGCCCGAGGCATTCGTCCCCGACGAGCGCGGCGATATGCGCGGAACCTCGAGCGCGAACTACGCGATCCATAACTACGAGGATCGTTCGGGTGCCGAGGTCATCCCGCACGAGGAACTCTTCCTCGGTCACTTCAACTTCCATGCACGCAATCTGCGCAAGGAAGAGGTGCCGAGCTCCGATGACGTGCTGGGCCACTTCAAGGAGCGGGTGATCGGTCTCGCCGAGGCCGAGGCGATCGACGAGGCCAAGCGCTGCATGAGCTGCGGCATGTGCTTCGAGTGCGACAACTGCGTCATCTTCTGCCCGCAGGATGCCGTCTTCCGGGTCGACAAGAACAGCCGAACCACCGGACGCTATGTCGACACCGACTATGCCAAGTGCATCGGCTGTCATATCTGCGCCGATGTCTGCCCGACCGGCTACATCAAGATGGGTCTCGGCGAGTAA
- a CDS encoding sulfur reduction protein DsrJ, whose protein sequence is MAKAAVRAGLVAVGLAWVLVAQVVLAADAKTYVLEGSKAAALESCVEPTDVMRRKHMELIKHQRDETVHGGIRSSKHSLAGCVECHIRSDADHVPQPIHRKDEFCGACHAFTAVNLNCFDCHASVPKGPGAEQASHAAFQAVGADRSVQARPDGEDH, encoded by the coding sequence ATGGCAAAAGCCGCAGTGAGAGCTGGCCTCGTCGCCGTTGGATTGGCTTGGGTGCTGGTCGCCCAAGTCGTCCTGGCGGCCGACGCGAAGACCTATGTACTCGAGGGATCCAAGGCGGCGGCCTTGGAGTCCTGTGTCGAGCCCACCGACGTGATGCGTCGCAAGCATATGGAGCTCATCAAGCACCAGCGCGACGAGACGGTCCACGGTGGAATTCGCTCCAGCAAGCACAGTCTCGCCGGTTGTGTGGAGTGCCACATCCGCTCCGACGCGGATCATGTGCCGCAACCGATTCATCGCAAGGACGAGTTCTGCGGCGCCTGTCATGCCTTCACAGCCGTCAACCTGAACTGCTTCGACTGCCACGCGTCCGTGCCCAAAGGCCCGGGCGCCGAGCAGGCGTCGCACGCCGCCTTCCAAGCTGTCGGTGCGGATCGATCGGTTCAGGCTCGACCTGATGGGGAAGACCACTGA
- the dsrO gene encoding sulfate reduction electron transfer complex DsrMKJOP subunit DsrO, which yields MKDHHEPTDPTDAGPADSGRRAFMGVAAGITAAVVAPGVVLHSVTAAPRSEAVTSDVRWGLLIDTAKCVDGCSACVDACDRENGLNLQNKPASASQEHWDDQKAVWIRKVQLQDNQTGRVTNLPLMCQHCEHPPCVDVCPTGASFKRADGIVMVDRHTCIGCRYCMMACPYKARSFIHKAVEDQLTRVPRGKGCVESCNLCVHRRDFGEDSTACVDACREAGHEAIVFGDLKDPESSIRKHLAEMASRQIREDLSLNTGVRYSGI from the coding sequence ATGAAAGATCACCACGAACCAACCGATCCGACCGACGCCGGTCCTGCCGATTCCGGACGCCGGGCCTTCATGGGCGTCGCCGCCGGTATCACGGCCGCCGTCGTCGCGCCGGGGGTTGTCCTTCATTCGGTCACAGCCGCCCCGCGTTCGGAGGCGGTGACCAGCGACGTGCGCTGGGGTCTTCTGATCGACACGGCCAAATGTGTCGACGGCTGTTCGGCCTGTGTCGATGCCTGCGACCGCGAGAACGGACTGAATCTTCAAAACAAACCCGCGAGCGCGTCGCAGGAACACTGGGACGACCAGAAAGCGGTCTGGATCCGCAAGGTCCAGCTCCAGGACAACCAGACCGGGCGTGTCACCAACCTTCCGCTGATGTGCCAGCATTGCGAGCATCCGCCATGCGTGGATGTCTGCCCGACCGGCGCCTCGTTCAAGCGCGCCGACGGCATCGTCATGGTCGACCGTCATACCTGCATCGGTTGCCGCTACTGCATGATGGCCTGCCCCTACAAGGCACGCAGCTTCATCCACAAGGCGGTTGAGGATCAACTCACCCGTGTGCCCCGCGGCAAGGGATGCGTGGAGAGCTGCAACCTCTGTGTTCATCGGCGCGATTTCGGCGAAGACTCGACCGCGTGTGTCGATGCTTGTCGCGAGGCCGGGCACGAGGCGATCGTCTTCGGCGACCTCAAAGATCCCGAAAGCAGCATCCGAAAGCATCTCGCCGAGATGGCGAGTCGGCAGATCCGAGAAGATCTGAGCTTGAATACGGGCGTTCGGTATTCCGGAATCTGA
- the nrfD gene encoding NrfD/PsrC family molybdoenzyme membrane anchor subunit: protein MKRIIYREWRIPPARYWGLLGILASVVVIGALAFAYMEHEGHWVTGMSNSVVWGTPHVFAVFLIISASGALNIASIGTVFRKPLYKPLGRLSGLLSAALLMGGLLVLVLDLGRPERLVVAMTTYNFRSIFAWNIFLYSGFMAIVIAYLWSMADRHGEPYNRPIGILATFWRLALTTGTGAIFGFLVARQAYDAAILAPMFVVMSFAYGLAIFMLVMMFTFTEEGRPIGERILCRLKNLLGIFILGVFYFTLVYHLTKLYGAKNHDLVGWLLLDGGIYTFMFWVGWVLVGGLMPLGIIYHPVLSKDRTWIAAACGLVIVGGLASMYVIIIGSQAYPMQMFPGHTVLASGFFDGVQGEASRYSPTIPEVLLGLGGVAIALLITSVGVRVLQFLPESLADDVLPVDEEKIVEQGPAGAKA, encoded by the coding sequence ATGAAGCGAATCATCTATCGCGAGTGGCGCATTCCGCCCGCTCGGTACTGGGGCCTCCTCGGCATTCTCGCCTCGGTTGTCGTTATCGGCGCGCTCGCCTTCGCTTACATGGAGCACGAAGGCCATTGGGTCACCGGGATGAGTAACTCGGTGGTCTGGGGTACGCCCCATGTGTTTGCCGTATTTCTGATCATTTCGGCCTCCGGCGCGCTGAATATCGCCTCCATCGGGACCGTCTTCCGCAAGCCGCTCTACAAGCCGCTCGGGCGGCTCTCCGGCCTGCTCTCCGCAGCGCTTCTGATGGGCGGTCTGCTGGTGCTGGTGCTCGATCTCGGGCGCCCCGAGCGCTTGGTCGTGGCAATGACCACCTACAACTTCCGCTCGATCTTTGCGTGGAATATCTTCCTGTACTCGGGATTCATGGCGATCGTCATCGCCTACCTCTGGAGCATGGCGGATCGCCACGGCGAGCCTTACAACCGGCCCATCGGGATCCTCGCGACCTTTTGGCGGCTGGCCTTGACGACGGGCACCGGCGCCATCTTCGGCTTTCTGGTCGCGCGTCAGGCTTATGACGCGGCTATCCTTGCGCCCATGTTCGTCGTGATGTCCTTCGCCTATGGTCTGGCCATCTTCATGCTGGTGATGATGTTCACCTTCACGGAGGAAGGTCGTCCCATCGGCGAACGTATCCTGTGTCGGCTCAAGAATCTGCTCGGTATCTTTATCCTGGGCGTGTTCTACTTCACGCTGGTCTATCACCTGACCAAGCTCTACGGCGCAAAGAACCATGATCTGGTCGGGTGGCTCCTGCTCGACGGCGGCATCTATACCTTCATGTTCTGGGTCGGCTGGGTCCTGGTCGGCGGACTCATGCCGCTCGGGATCATCTACCACCCGGTGCTGAGCAAAGACAGAACCTGGATTGCCGCTGCGTGCGGCTTGGTGATCGTCGGCGGATTGGCCAGCATGTATGTGATCATCATCGGCAGCCAGGCGTATCCGATGCAGATGTTCCCCGGTCATACGGTGCTCGCCTCGGGTTTCTTCGACGGCGTGCAGGGCGAGGCGTCGCGTTACTCCCCGACGATTCCCGAGGTCCTGCTCGGACTCGGCGGTGTGGCGATTGCCCTCTTGATCACCTCCGTAGGCGTACGGGTCTTGCAGTTCCTCCCCGAGTCGCTCGCAGACGATGTCCTGCCGGTCGACGAGGAAAAGATCGTGGAGCAAGGTCCGGCAGGCGCCAAGGCCTGA
- a CDS encoding cobyrinate a,c-diamide synthase has product MAHLYIAAAQKSSGKTTLSIGLCRAWRDAGVRIQPFKKGPDYIDPLWLTEASSRSCCNLDFHTMGREEIRDAFARELDTADLGLIEGNVGLFDSIDPTGSNSNAELAKLLGAPVVLVINAQGMGRGIVPLLLGYQAFDRDLNLAGVILNKVGGTRHARNLIAALEHYTDLPVLGVMHRDDDIEIAERHLGLMPSNEAEAAEAWIERIRGRVAEQVDLSRMLAIAEGVPRPSPIPCVSSIHVPAGDVVRIGVARDAAFGFYYPDDLRALADAGAELVEFSPLADRTLPALDALYIGGGFPECRMAELEANRGMREEIADFIARGGPVYAECGGLMYLCEAIDWNGERRAMVGALEAEVRMHPRAQGRGYVRLRETSDFPWPDGAVGAPCEIPAHEFHHSAVVAPDPSWRYGYDVLRGVGIDGAHDGVVQGHLLACYSHLRDVGGVGWTRRFVAHVRRCLGG; this is encoded by the coding sequence ATGGCGCATCTCTACATCGCGGCGGCTCAAAAGTCGTCGGGCAAAACCACCCTTTCCATCGGTTTGTGTCGTGCTTGGCGTGACGCGGGCGTGCGCATTCAGCCCTTCAAAAAGGGACCCGATTACATCGACCCGCTGTGGCTGACCGAGGCATCCTCGCGGTCCTGTTGCAACCTCGATTTCCACACCATGGGACGCGAGGAGATCCGGGATGCCTTTGCGCGAGAGCTCGACACGGCCGATCTCGGGCTGATCGAAGGCAATGTCGGCCTCTTCGACAGCATCGATCCGACAGGCTCCAACAGCAACGCCGAGCTCGCCAAACTCTTGGGCGCACCGGTCGTTTTGGTGATCAACGCGCAGGGTATGGGGCGCGGCATCGTTCCCCTTCTGCTCGGTTATCAGGCGTTCGACCGCGATCTGAATCTCGCCGGGGTGATCCTCAACAAGGTCGGCGGGACGCGCCATGCCCGCAATCTCATCGCCGCGCTGGAGCACTATACGGATCTGCCTGTGCTCGGCGTGATGCACCGCGACGACGACATCGAGATCGCCGAGCGACACTTGGGGCTGATGCCGAGCAACGAGGCGGAGGCCGCCGAGGCATGGATCGAGCGCATCCGGGGGCGTGTCGCCGAACAGGTCGACCTGAGCCGGATGCTCGCGATCGCCGAGGGCGTGCCGCGTCCGTCGCCCATCCCGTGCGTGTCGTCGATTCACGTCCCTGCCGGGGATGTGGTGCGCATCGGCGTCGCGCGTGACGCCGCCTTCGGCTTCTACTATCCGGACGATCTGCGTGCCCTTGCCGATGCGGGTGCCGAGCTGGTCGAGTTCAGCCCGCTTGCCGATCGGACGCTACCCGCGCTCGATGCCCTCTACATCGGCGGGGGGTTCCCTGAGTGTCGCATGGCGGAGTTGGAGGCGAACCGCGGGATGCGCGAGGAGATCGCTGATTTCATCGCGCGAGGCGGGCCGGTCTACGCCGAATGCGGCGGGCTCATGTATCTGTGCGAGGCGATCGACTGGAATGGCGAGCGGCGCGCAATGGTCGGCGCGCTCGAGGCCGAGGTCCGGATGCACCCCAGAGCCCAGGGGCGCGGGTATGTGCGTCTTCGGGAGACTTCGGATTTCCCGTGGCCGGATGGGGCAGTCGGCGCACCCTGCGAGATCCCCGCACATGAGTTTCACCATTCCGCGGTCGTCGCGCCTGACCCCTCCTGGCGATACGGCTATGATGTGCTGCGAGGTGTGGGAATCGACGGTGCACATGACGGGGTTGTCCAAGGTCATCTGCTGGCCTGTTACAGTCACCTCAGAGACGTGGGCGGTGTCGGCTGGACACGGCGCTTTGTCGCGCATGTTCGGCGCTGTCTCGGCGGTTGA
- a CDS encoding HesB/IscA family protein → MFKLTTAAADQVLKAAQQGGTEGMSLRLAAFQMPDGSIDYRIGFDEPTEDDIRMTCEGVDIVMTPEQVPLLDETTMDYVEMEPGQFRFIFMNPKDPHYKPPTDV, encoded by the coding sequence ATGTTCAAACTCACGACAGCAGCGGCCGATCAGGTGCTCAAGGCCGCCCAACAAGGCGGCACCGAGGGTATGTCATTGAGGTTGGCCGCGTTTCAAATGCCGGACGGGTCGATCGACTATCGGATCGGGTTCGACGAGCCGACCGAGGACGATATCCGCATGACCTGCGAGGGCGTGGATATCGTCATGACGCCCGAGCAGGTGCCTTTGCTCGACGAAACCACGATGGACTATGTGGAGATGGAGCCGGGTCAGTTTCGCTTTATCTTCATGAATCCGAAGGATCCGCACTACAAACCGCCGACCGATGTCTGA
- a CDS encoding sulfur reduction protein DsrS has translation MDLSNEDSFRLNVLLANRPQAIRIDESKLIVYGLGPQGEATVRLNPNARPDQYLRRVKELISGHVLGSPGGYPIYLRRWTRMGQMRDESLEQLLLLGEPEAVVAAVCSPGLTDELARRAWWAMEDAENARRMLGNPAIVAGSMGRILVDYLLDYLPFETESDKTTESIRLILLTGLLDADRRDDLWKKAARKQVYLVGFLQAVPDNLPGAEGSAARPLPEPILALSEAGNPCAGLLRRVFSSPGQTFLATVATVLSKPPSQDVVSATFDLLRDYFGALRPEGDPDLPLSDLIAEAERFATPTSPDPDTARLLHEYPEMAPEVAAMRILSGVGYGLIRAVALDPSVLGSLMRRKLTPVIDPLQDRLRLLARR, from the coding sequence ATGGATCTCAGCAACGAAGACAGCTTCCGGCTGAACGTGCTGCTGGCCAATCGTCCGCAGGCCATCCGCATCGACGAATCCAAGCTGATCGTCTACGGTCTCGGCCCGCAGGGCGAGGCGACCGTGCGTCTCAACCCGAACGCACGTCCGGATCAATATCTGCGTCGCGTCAAAGAGCTTATTTCCGGTCACGTCCTGGGCTCGCCCGGCGGTTATCCCATCTATCTGCGCCGCTGGACCCGCATGGGCCAGATGCGCGACGAGAGCCTGGAACAACTGCTCCTGCTCGGCGAGCCGGAGGCCGTCGTGGCGGCCGTCTGCTCGCCCGGACTCACCGACGAGCTGGCTCGGCGCGCCTGGTGGGCCATGGAGGACGCGGAGAATGCCCGGCGCATGTTGGGCAATCCGGCGATCGTCGCGGGGTCCATGGGGCGGATCCTGGTGGACTATCTCCTCGACTATCTCCCGTTCGAAACCGAGAGCGACAAGACCACCGAGTCGATCCGTTTGATCCTCCTGACCGGTCTCCTCGACGCCGATCGGCGCGACGACCTGTGGAAGAAGGCCGCGCGCAAGCAGGTCTATCTCGTCGGTTTCCTGCAGGCCGTTCCGGACAACCTGCCGGGGGCAGAAGGCTCGGCGGCGCGCCCGCTTCCCGAGCCGATCCTGGCGCTCTCCGAGGCTGGAAACCCCTGTGCCGGGCTGCTCCGTCGGGTCTTTTCCTCTCCCGGACAGACCTTCCTTGCGACCGTCGCAACGGTGTTGTCGAAGCCACCTAGTCAGGACGTGGTGTCGGCGACCTTTGACTTGCTCAGAGACTATTTCGGTGCGCTGCGCCCGGAGGGTGACCCCGACCTTCCACTCTCGGATCTGATCGCGGAAGCCGAGCGCTTCGCAACACCGACGAGCCCTGATCCCGACACGGCACGGCTGCTGCACGAGTACCCGGAGATGGCCCCGGAGGTCGCCGCCATGCGTATCCTATCGGGTGTCGGCTATGGACTGATCCGCGCGGTCGCACTCGATCCCAGCGTCCTCGGCAGCCTTATGCGCCGAAAGCTGACGCCTGTTATCGACCCGCTCCAGGATCGCCTGCGCCTGCTCGCAAGACGCTGA
- a CDS encoding DUF2061 domain-containing protein: MAKTMTFAILHMTVAFSVAYLLSGSLLVGGAIALVEPAINTVVYFFHEKVWDRIRQHRAQGPPGSLLPV; encoded by the coding sequence ATGGCTAAAACGATGACGTTCGCGATCCTGCATATGACGGTCGCCTTCAGCGTGGCCTACCTGTTGAGCGGCAGCCTCCTGGTCGGCGGGGCGATTGCCCTGGTCGAGCCCGCGATTAATACGGTTGTCTACTTCTTCCACGAGAAGGTGTGGGACCGCATCCGGCAACATCGCGCGCAAGGGCCTCCCGGCAGCCTGCTGCCCGTTTGA
- a CDS encoding SDR family oxidoreductase produces MTDANRRTVLVTGANSGLGKALAHAFARDGMRVGMLVRNEERGRVARDEIIAATGNQDVHLFVADLGSQQEVRRAAAQILDRFERLDVLINNAGTAYARRRTSPEGLERSLAVNHLGPFLLTGLLLERIKDSAPARIVNVGTKMDTAMDFEDLDWTRRPYRMMQAYGQSKLGNLHFTFALARRLEGTGVSVNCVFPGVFRSNLGGSDGAQGVFWKAVDLLLGWALPTPARAAERVLYAARSTDLDGVTGLYLDGRRPIKAPSQARDPAANERLWDISERLVGLSQDAVLSNP; encoded by the coding sequence ATGACGGACGCGAATCGCAGGACTGTTCTCGTCACGGGGGCAAACTCAGGCCTGGGAAAGGCGCTCGCCCACGCCTTCGCCCGCGACGGAATGCGTGTCGGCATGCTGGTCCGCAACGAAGAACGCGGTCGGGTAGCCCGAGACGAGATCATCGCAGCCACCGGGAACCAAGACGTCCATCTTTTCGTTGCGGACCTCGGCAGTCAGCAGGAGGTTCGCCGAGCGGCGGCACAGATCCTCGACCGATTCGAGCGACTCGACGTCCTGATCAACAACGCCGGAACGGCCTACGCGCGCCGACGAACAAGCCCCGAGGGTCTTGAGCGTTCGCTGGCGGTCAACCATCTCGGCCCCTTCCTGCTCACGGGCCTCCTGCTCGAGCGCATCAAGGACAGCGCACCGGCCCGGATCGTCAACGTCGGCACCAAGATGGATACGGCGATGGACTTCGAGGATCTCGACTGGACCCGGCGCCCCTATCGGATGATGCAGGCCTACGGTCAGTCCAAGCTCGGGAACCTGCATTTCACCTTCGCGCTGGCACGGCGGCTCGAAGGCACCGGAGTGAGCGTGAACTGTGTCTTTCCGGGCGTCTTTCGATCCAACCTCGGCGGGTCCGACGGCGCACAAGGGGTCTTCTGGAAAGCCGTCGATCTGCTGCTCGGCTGGGCCCTACCGACCCCGGCGCGGGCCGCCGAGCGCGTGCTCTACGCGGCCCGATCGACCGACCTCGACGGCGTCACGGGGCTTTATCTCGACGGCCGTCGGCCCATCAAGGCGCCATCTCAGGCACGCGATCCCGCCGCCAACGAGCGACTCTGGGACATCAGCGAGAGACTCGTGGGTCTCTCGCAAGACGCGGTACTGTCTAACCCTTGA
- a CDS encoding glucose-1-phosphate adenylyltransferase, with translation MQTDRIIAFVMAGGQGSRLQPLTTARSKPSVPFGARYRIVDFVLSNLVNSQIQTIYLLVQYKSQSLIEHVRKAWTISPLLQSQFVTVVPPQMMSGTHWFQGTADAVNQNIALIEEHRPDLVAVFGADHIYRMDIRQMVDFHKARNADVTIAALPVPLAEASSFGVIAADEEGRINAFEEKPANPSPLPGDPTMAFASMGNYIFDAKVLMQALKECEAAGESDFGQHVLPRLLNTHRLFAYDFSTNVIPGVHPYETPVYWRDVGSIDAYFDAHKDVLGAEPAFDMFNPEWPVFSSGYQGPVARVLGGELRNTLLGAATMIHEGARLTNSIIRRETVIEEDVVLEDCIIMDYVRVCRGAHLRNVIVDRHNVIEAGDRIGFDPVKDQQRFHVSAGGVTVVPMGRVSYFARDTRGTGRGGYSE, from the coding sequence ATGCAGACCGATCGAATCATCGCTTTCGTCATGGCCGGTGGCCAAGGCTCGCGACTCCAGCCGCTCACGACGGCGCGCTCCAAGCCGTCGGTACCCTTCGGCGCCCGCTACCGCATCGTCGATTTCGTGCTCAGCAACCTGGTCAACTCCCAGATCCAAACCATCTATCTGCTGGTGCAGTACAAATCACAGTCTCTGATCGAGCATGTACGCAAGGCTTGGACCATCTCTCCCTTGCTGCAAAGTCAGTTCGTGACCGTTGTCCCACCCCAGATGATGTCCGGGACGCATTGGTTCCAGGGCACAGCCGACGCAGTCAATCAGAACATCGCTCTCATCGAGGAGCATCGGCCTGATCTGGTCGCTGTCTTCGGGGCCGACCACATCTACCGGATGGACATCCGCCAGATGGTCGATTTCCATAAGGCGCGCAACGCCGACGTCACGATCGCCGCCCTGCCGGTACCGCTCGCCGAGGCGTCGAGCTTCGGCGTGATCGCCGCCGACGAAGAGGGACGGATCAACGCCTTCGAGGAAAAGCCGGCGAATCCCTCCCCGCTTCCCGGCGATCCGACCATGGCCTTCGCCTCGATGGGCAATTACATCTTCGACGCGAAGGTCCTGATGCAGGCACTCAAAGAGTGCGAGGCCGCCGGTGAATCGGACTTCGGCCAGCATGTCCTGCCGCGACTGCTCAACACCCATCGACTCTTTGCCTACGACTTCTCGACGAACGTCATACCGGGCGTGCACCCCTACGAAACGCCCGTCTACTGGCGCGACGTCGGAAGCATCGATGCGTACTTCGACGCCCACAAGGACGTCCTTGGAGCCGAGCCGGCCTTCGATATGTTCAACCCCGAGTGGCCCGTCTTCTCCAGCGGCTACCAGGGTCCGGTCGCGCGTGTGCTGGGCGGCGAGCTGCGCAACACGCTCCTGGGCGCGGCGACCATGATCCACGAGGGTGCACGCCTGACCAACTCCATCATCCGTCGCGAGACCGTGATCGAGGAGGATGTCGTCCTCGAGGACTGCATCATCATGGACTATGTCCGCGTCTGCCGCGGCGCCCATCTGCGCAACGTCATCGTCGATCGACACAATGTCATCGAGGCCGGAGATCGAATCGGTTTCGATCCGGTCAAGGATCAGCAACGCTTCCACGTCAGCGCAGGCGGGGTCACCGTAGTTCCGATGGGGCGCGTCAGCTATTTCGCACGCGACACACGCGGAACCGGGCGCGGCGGCTACTCCGAATAA